In Sphingobium sp. EP60837, one genomic interval encodes:
- a CDS encoding adenylate/guanylate cyclase domain-containing protein, with translation MAARALLRRGARVVQDAGRWRLAGTALLLMLALFVAGWDWTRPLGGAGSQREIATADAERGLYDWRAATFAPRVGQDQRVVMVVYDDQTLIATRKRSPLDRGLLARALRNLDAMGAKSIGIDILFDQPQDEDAQLIAALHGMRTPVWLGYANIGDNREQIIFEQQQYLDRFLTRARTDRVRPASIRLETDADNVARSWPRPLAGQPPLLSLAMQPSPRFTDYRGAIRFRMPLAQADGAEEPVIPSLQIDLLADSAMTAALAPMVKGRHVLIGGDIVDIDQFETPLSGRQAKSTMIGLEVHATMLTQLLDEALLPAIPGWAMWAAAALVVLTAGLTSLAELRWFWLVPALVVQAGAIVGAPLWLQARGWDTKGLPAAGWALGWVIAFAAVSAAARAVTSQQRRFAQAALGKYLPRDIAAQILGDPEKLALHGEKRPIFTLFTDLEGFTKLSHAIAPEMVAQLLNRYLDMLSDVVLAHGGTIDKFVGDAVVAFWGAPIARDDDGRKAALAAYAMWQAGETFRRDLPPGVPPIGRTRVGLHHGDAIVGNFGGEGRIQYTALGDSMNTAARLESANKALETAVLVSREAMERSGLNWWRPMGRVRLRGRATPVDLFEPAPDFPGEDRALLEQALAAFDTEDVEARAAALGQLKALADRYPEDAALANLVYRYEYIGDGEIYGLG, from the coding sequence ATGGCGGCGCGGGCACTGCTGCGCCGGGGCGCACGCGTGGTGCAGGACGCGGGACGTTGGCGGCTAGCTGGAACAGCGCTGCTGTTGATGCTTGCACTCTTCGTGGCTGGATGGGATTGGACACGGCCCCTGGGTGGCGCGGGGTCGCAGCGCGAGATTGCGACGGCGGATGCCGAGCGCGGGCTGTATGACTGGCGGGCGGCCACCTTTGCGCCGCGCGTGGGTCAGGACCAGCGAGTGGTGATGGTCGTTTATGACGACCAGACCCTGATCGCGACGCGCAAGCGATCACCGCTCGATCGCGGGTTGTTGGCGCGGGCTCTGCGCAATCTGGATGCGATGGGCGCGAAGTCGATCGGCATCGATATCCTGTTCGATCAGCCGCAGGACGAGGATGCGCAACTGATTGCGGCGCTTCATGGGATGCGCACGCCGGTTTGGCTGGGCTACGCCAATATCGGCGACAATCGCGAACAGATCATCTTTGAGCAGCAGCAATATCTCGACCGCTTCCTTACAAGGGCGCGCACCGATCGTGTCCGGCCTGCGAGCATCAGACTGGAGACCGACGCTGACAATGTCGCACGTAGCTGGCCCCGGCCGTTGGCAGGGCAGCCCCCGCTGCTATCGCTCGCGATGCAGCCTTCGCCGCGCTTTACCGATTATCGCGGCGCGATCCGCTTCCGCATGCCGCTGGCCCAAGCGGACGGGGCGGAGGAGCCGGTGATCCCTAGCCTGCAGATCGATCTGCTTGCTGACTCCGCCATGACCGCCGCGCTCGCACCGATGGTGAAGGGGCGGCATGTGCTGATCGGCGGGGACATTGTCGATATCGACCAGTTCGAAACGCCGCTGTCGGGCAGGCAGGCGAAATCGACGATGATCGGTCTTGAAGTCCATGCGACGATGCTGACGCAGTTGCTGGATGAAGCACTGCTGCCGGCGATTCCGGGATGGGCAATGTGGGCGGCAGCGGCGCTGGTGGTGCTGACGGCGGGGCTCACCAGCTTGGCGGAACTGCGCTGGTTCTGGCTTGTGCCCGCGCTGGTCGTGCAGGCTGGGGCGATTGTGGGCGCGCCGCTCTGGCTGCAGGCGCGCGGATGGGACACGAAGGGGTTGCCGGCCGCTGGTTGGGCGCTGGGCTGGGTGATCGCTTTTGCGGCTGTGAGCGCGGCGGCACGCGCGGTGACGTCGCAGCAGCGCCGCTTTGCGCAGGCGGCCCTTGGCAAATATCTGCCGCGCGACATAGCGGCGCAAATATTGGGTGACCCCGAGAAGCTCGCGCTGCACGGGGAAAAGCGGCCGATCTTCACCCTGTTTACTGATCTCGAGGGCTTTACCAAGCTTAGCCATGCCATCGCGCCGGAGATGGTGGCGCAATTGCTCAACCGCTATCTCGACATGTTGAGCGACGTCGTGCTGGCCCATGGCGGGACGATTGACAAATTCGTAGGCGATGCCGTCGTCGCCTTTTGGGGCGCGCCGATCGCGCGTGACGATGACGGACGCAAGGCGGCGCTGGCCGCCTATGCGATGTGGCAGGCGGGGGAGACGTTCCGCCGCGACCTGCCGCCGGGCGTCCCACCGATCGGGCGGACGCGCGTGGGGCTGCATCATGGCGATGCGATCGTCGGCAATTTCGGCGGAGAGGGACGGATCCAATATACTGCTCTTGGCGACAGCATGAATACGGCGGCTCGGCTTGAATCGGCGAACAAGGCGCTGGAGACGGCTGTGCTGGTGTCGCGCGAGGCGATGGAGCGGTCCGGCCTCAACTGGTGGCGGCCCATGGGGCGCGTAAGGCTGCGCGGACGGGCCACGCCAGTTGATCTGTTCGAGCCCGCGCCGGATTTCCCTGGCGAGGATCGCGCCCTGCTGGAGCAGGCTCTGGCCGCTTTTGACACCGAAGATGTGGAAGCGCGCGCGGCGGCGCTGGGGCAGTTGAAAGCGTTGGCAGACCGCTACCCGGAGGATGCGGCGCTCGCCAATCTGGTGTATCGCTATGAATATATTGGGGATGGAGAAATTTATGGTCTGGGCTAA